From a region of the Rathayibacter sp. VKM Ac-2804 genome:
- a CDS encoding ROK family transcriptional regulator, with amino-acid sequence MTAYPTGETGSHVADVLALFREQGEISRNAVMEQTGLSRSTVNQRLATLVELGLIVPTSGGESTGGRPSSMFAVNLRGTVLLTADIGASGFVVAACDLRGTPLRHESAVVDVWEGPEKVLAQVLEAFERLRLGDAVAGIGIGVPGPVEFAAGRVRNPPIMTGWDDFDIAGFFAQPYGGVQVVIENDANARALAESRHHGSDNLISLKLGTGIGAGLVFNGATIRGAVGAAGDIGHTRAVADTVDDDPLPCRCGNSGCVEAYASGWALVRDLSVHDPSITHVADVTARVLRGDMRATQAVHRAGRVLGEAVADLVNILNPRTIVVSGQLGDCGEVLMSGLRERVYLRTHPLATRSLTIHTSDLGELAGVIGLALTTADQVFSRSRFDREAQEPQEAQDSPARSA; translated from the coding sequence ATGACGGCATATCCGACCGGTGAGACGGGATCGCACGTGGCGGACGTCCTCGCCCTGTTCCGCGAGCAGGGCGAGATCTCGCGCAACGCGGTGATGGAGCAGACCGGCCTCTCCCGGTCGACCGTCAACCAGCGTCTCGCCACCCTCGTCGAGCTCGGCCTGATCGTCCCGACCTCGGGCGGGGAGTCGACGGGCGGTCGGCCCTCGAGCATGTTCGCGGTGAATCTGCGCGGCACCGTCCTCCTCACCGCCGACATCGGCGCGAGCGGCTTCGTCGTCGCCGCGTGCGACCTGCGCGGGACGCCGCTGCGGCACGAGAGCGCGGTCGTCGACGTGTGGGAGGGGCCCGAGAAGGTCCTCGCACAGGTCCTCGAGGCCTTCGAGCGCCTCCGCCTCGGCGACGCGGTCGCCGGCATCGGCATCGGGGTCCCCGGGCCGGTGGAGTTCGCCGCCGGGCGGGTGCGCAACCCGCCGATCATGACCGGCTGGGACGACTTCGACATCGCCGGCTTCTTCGCCCAGCCCTACGGCGGGGTCCAGGTCGTCATCGAGAACGACGCGAACGCGCGTGCACTGGCCGAGTCCCGGCACCACGGCTCCGACAACCTGATCAGCCTCAAGCTCGGCACCGGCATCGGGGCGGGTCTCGTCTTCAACGGCGCGACGATCCGCGGCGCCGTCGGCGCGGCCGGGGACATCGGCCACACCCGCGCGGTCGCCGACACCGTCGACGACGACCCGCTGCCCTGCCGGTGCGGCAACTCCGGCTGCGTGGAGGCCTACGCGAGCGGCTGGGCGCTCGTGCGCGACCTCTCGGTGCACGACCCGTCGATCACCCACGTCGCCGACGTGACCGCGCGCGTCCTCCGCGGCGACATGCGGGCGACCCAGGCGGTGCACCGGGCCGGACGGGTCCTCGGCGAGGCGGTCGCCGACCTCGTCAACATCCTCAACCCGCGCACCATCGTCGTCTCCGGCCAGCTCGGCGACTGCGGCGAGGTGCTGATGTCGGGCCTGCGCGAGCGCGTCTACCTGCGCACGCACCCGCTGGCGACGCGCTCCCTCACCATCCACACCTCCGACCTCGGCGAGCTCGCCGGCGTCATCGGCCTCGCGCTCACCACCGCGGACCAGGTCTTCAGCCGGAGCCGCTTCGACCGCGAGGCGCAGGAGCCGCAGGAGGCGCAGGACTCCCCCGCGCGCTCCGCCTAG